One segment of Rhodopirellula baltica SH 1 DNA contains the following:
- the rpsM gene encoding 30S ribosomal protein S13 produces MGVDIPNDKQIQYSLTYLYGLGLYRAREVCEKLGIDPTSPASDISDEDVGRIAALLERDYLVEGPLRRQVTQNISRMREIKSYRGIRHRVSLPVRGQRTKTNARTRKGPRKTVAGKKGVKDLR; encoded by the coding sequence ATGGGCGTCGACATCCCCAACGACAAACAGATTCAATATTCGCTGACGTACCTGTACGGCCTTGGGCTGTACCGGGCTCGTGAGGTGTGTGAAAAATTGGGCATTGACCCAACTTCACCCGCCAGCGACATCAGCGATGAAGATGTAGGTCGCATCGCCGCCCTTCTTGAACGAGATTATCTCGTCGAAGGTCCGCTGCGTCGTCAAGTGACTCAAAACATCAGCCGCATGCGGGAGATCAAATCCTATCGCGGCATCCGGCACCGTGTCAGCTTGCCTGTTCGTGGGCAACGCACCAAGACCAATGCACGGACCCGCAAAGGGCCTCGTAAGACGGTCGCTGGTAAGAAGGGCGTCAAGGATCTGCGATAG
- a CDS encoding class I SAM-dependent methyltransferase, protein MFARVLEPIPDDSAADAAAYQAMDHRQVNTTFVNDLLSGGGVGPRVIDLGCGPAGIALMLGERWRELEDAGGLSQSSFAEGQLQIMAVDFSVDMLELASFEIELNGMQDLVWLQQIDLTDPESLQEDLAQTIISNTVFHHLPDPITGIQVAMRALMPGGRIFIRDLFRPGSEDEVERLVEEHTDTDVEVDVAPEYAPSQLLRQSLLASLTLEEAREMVSAVGIPGEAVQMTSDRHWTLDWTSPGNGSDSIG, encoded by the coding sequence ATGTTCGCTCGTGTACTGGAACCCATCCCGGACGATTCCGCCGCTGATGCGGCCGCCTATCAAGCCATGGATCATCGACAGGTGAACACCACCTTTGTCAACGATCTGCTTTCTGGAGGGGGCGTTGGCCCGCGAGTGATCGATTTGGGGTGTGGCCCCGCCGGCATCGCGTTGATGTTGGGTGAACGCTGGCGGGAACTCGAAGATGCAGGTGGTTTGTCGCAATCCAGCTTTGCCGAGGGGCAATTGCAGATCATGGCGGTCGATTTCAGCGTCGACATGCTGGAACTAGCGAGCTTCGAAATTGAGCTCAACGGGATGCAGGATTTGGTTTGGCTTCAGCAAATCGATCTGACCGACCCCGAGAGCCTGCAGGAGGATTTGGCTCAAACCATCATCAGCAACACGGTTTTTCATCATCTGCCTGATCCAATCACCGGGATTCAGGTTGCGATGCGGGCACTCATGCCCGGCGGGCGGATCTTCATTCGCGATTTGTTTCGGCCTGGCAGTGAAGACGAGGTGGAGCGGTTGGTGGAGGAGCACACCGATACTGACGTGGAAGTCGATGTCGCCCCGGAATATGCGCCTTCGCAGCTGCTACGGCAGTCATTGCTGGCATCGTTGACGTTGGAGGAGGCTCGCGAAATGGTTTCAGCCGTTGGGATTCCAGGGGAAGCAGTTCAAATGACGAGTGATCGACATTGGACGCTTGATTGGACCTCACCGGGCAATGGATCGGATTCCATCGGTTGA
- a CDS encoding DNA-directed RNA polymerase subunit alpha, with product MTMHIRWRGMELPSSLEVDRDSLTQTYGKFSAEPFERGFGASIGNSMRRVLLSSLVGSAVTQIKIRGAQHEFTTIPGVLEDVTDIVLNVKSLIVNSNTDSTRVITVERNTAGVVTGADVQTDADVEIINKDHVICTLTDDVPFMMEMVVETGRGYVPSTEHSSVDHEIGIIPIDAVFSPIVRVRYEVEATRVGQKTNYDRLNLEIWTDGTINPEMALTEAAKILRKHLNPFVQYRELGPSIFSAARGGAGSPEAQLEAKLNMTLADLRLSVRANNCLESENIMTVRDLVQRTEDSLLEVRNFGDTTLNEVREKLSQYGLHLGMRVPNQPLF from the coding sequence ATGACCATGCACATCCGCTGGCGCGGCATGGAACTGCCCAGTTCGCTTGAAGTCGATCGTGACTCGCTGACCCAAACCTACGGCAAATTTTCTGCCGAGCCATTCGAGCGTGGTTTTGGTGCCAGCATTGGTAACAGCATGCGTCGCGTGCTGTTGAGCAGTTTGGTGGGTAGTGCCGTTACCCAAATCAAAATCCGTGGCGCTCAGCACGAGTTCACGACGATTCCAGGTGTTCTCGAAGATGTCACCGACATCGTCCTGAACGTGAAGTCGTTGATCGTCAACAGCAACACTGACTCGACTCGCGTGATCACTGTCGAACGCAACACCGCTGGTGTTGTGACCGGTGCTGATGTGCAAACCGACGCGGACGTTGAGATCATCAACAAAGATCACGTGATCTGCACGCTAACCGATGACGTTCCATTCATGATGGAAATGGTTGTCGAAACCGGTCGTGGATACGTTCCAAGCACCGAACACAGCAGTGTTGACCACGAGATCGGAATCATCCCGATCGATGCGGTCTTCAGCCCCATCGTTCGTGTTCGTTACGAAGTCGAAGCGACTCGTGTCGGTCAAAAGACCAACTACGATCGTTTGAACCTCGAAATCTGGACCGACGGAACGATCAACCCCGAAATGGCGTTGACCGAAGCGGCCAAGATTCTCCGTAAACACCTCAACCCATTCGTGCAGTATCGCGAATTGGGACCAAGCATATTCTCCGCCGCCCGCGGTGGAGCTGGTTCGCCCGAAGCTCAGCTCGAAGCAAAGCTGAACATGACTCTTGCGGATCTGCGATTGTCCGTTCGAGCGAACAATTGCTTGGAAAGCGAAAACATCATGACGGTTCGCGACCTTGTGCAGCGAACCGAAGATTCATTGTTGGAAGTTCGCAACTTTGGCGACACAACTCTCAACGAAGTTCGTGAAAAGCTATCGCAGTACGGATTGCACCTCGGCATGCGAGTGCCGAATCAACCCCTGTTCTAG
- a CDS encoding superoxide dismutase, Ni, whose translation MNRFFASTVLTLAFATIASAHCQVPCGIYGDQRRFEEMLEDEHTISKAQIEINSLAGKTDAQSVNQAVRWVTTKEDHATRIQNTIAAYFMAQRIKTDDSAYGKKLMAAHKVMVNAMKAKQSADPATAKALEESIFAFYEAYEGKKPDFDHEH comes from the coding sequence ATGAATCGCTTTTTTGCCTCGACCGTCCTGACTCTCGCATTTGCCACCATCGCCTCGGCACACTGCCAAGTCCCGTGCGGCATCTATGGCGACCAACGTCGCTTCGAGGAGATGCTGGAAGATGAACACACAATCTCAAAGGCTCAGATCGAAATCAATTCGCTCGCGGGCAAAACCGACGCACAATCTGTCAACCAAGCCGTTCGCTGGGTGACGACGAAAGAAGACCACGCGACTCGCATTCAGAACACCATTGCCGCCTACTTCATGGCGCAACGGATCAAGACTGACGATTCCGCTTACGGAAAAAAGCTGATGGCCGCTCACAAGGTCATGGTCAACGCGATGAAGGCGAAGCAGTCCGCAGATCCCGCGACTGCGAAAGCTCTGGAAGAATCGATCTTTGCTTTCTACGAAGCCTACGAAGGCAAAAAGCCTGACTTCGATCACGAGCATTGA
- a CDS encoding amidohydrolase family protein, with the protein MTFRRLLFLFAWLSAFLLTQGATAQKPGELHAVVKTRGAAKSISKARDDSSTNVETHQADENPLDGREGRDLSVHHYNPMSQLKTKVTEITHAAFPVVNVHTHFFYRLRLNREALEDFVGAMDRNRIAVCVSLDGKLGTQFQEQKEYLWKEHRGRFVLFANVDWRGDGASDDPATWACYRPGFAERTVEQLREAVKQGASGLKLFKRFGLGYRNPDGSLMKIDDPRWDPIWAACGELQIPIIIHTADPAAFFDPIDERNERWEELSRHPDWSFHGEEFPSREKLFAARNRMIAKHPNTQFIGAHIANNPEDLAMVSEWMDQYPNLWVEPASRINELGRQPRAAREFLIRYQDRLLFGTDGPWPEQRLRYYWRFFETDDEAFPYSEKEPPPQGLWQIDGVDLPPKVLRKLYYENAVKLIPGVRERAEAFAKQHPLD; encoded by the coding sequence ATGACCTTTCGACGCTTGTTGTTTCTTTTTGCCTGGCTGAGTGCGTTTTTACTGACACAAGGTGCAACCGCCCAAAAGCCCGGTGAGCTTCATGCCGTGGTGAAGACACGAGGCGCTGCGAAGTCTATCTCGAAGGCTCGCGACGACAGTTCGACGAATGTTGAAACTCATCAAGCCGATGAGAATCCCCTGGATGGTCGTGAAGGCCGCGATTTGTCGGTGCATCATTACAACCCGATGTCTCAGTTAAAGACGAAGGTCACCGAGATCACACATGCCGCGTTTCCAGTGGTCAATGTGCACACGCATTTCTTCTATCGGCTGCGGCTCAATCGGGAGGCGTTGGAAGATTTCGTCGGGGCAATGGATCGCAACCGCATTGCCGTCTGCGTCTCACTCGATGGAAAGCTGGGGACTCAGTTCCAAGAGCAGAAGGAATATCTGTGGAAGGAGCATCGCGGTCGGTTTGTATTGTTTGCCAACGTCGATTGGCGCGGAGACGGTGCGAGTGACGACCCCGCGACTTGGGCGTGTTATCGGCCCGGTTTTGCCGAGCGGACAGTTGAGCAATTGCGAGAGGCGGTCAAGCAAGGTGCTTCCGGCTTGAAGTTGTTCAAGCGTTTCGGTTTGGGGTACCGGAATCCGGATGGATCGTTGATGAAAATCGATGATCCGCGTTGGGATCCGATTTGGGCCGCGTGTGGTGAACTTCAAATTCCAATCATCATCCACACCGCTGACCCGGCAGCGTTCTTTGATCCGATTGACGAACGCAACGAGCGATGGGAAGAGCTTTCACGGCATCCTGATTGGAGTTTTCATGGGGAGGAGTTTCCTTCCCGAGAGAAGCTCTTTGCCGCCCGAAATCGTATGATCGCGAAGCATCCCAATACGCAGTTCATCGGGGCACACATTGCCAACAATCCAGAGGACCTCGCGATGGTCAGTGAATGGATGGATCAGTATCCGAACCTGTGGGTGGAGCCCGCCTCGCGAATCAATGAGTTGGGAAGACAACCTCGAGCCGCCCGCGAATTTTTGATTCGGTACCAGGATCGGTTGCTGTTTGGGACCGACGGTCCATGGCCGGAGCAGCGTTTGCGTTATTATTGGCGGTTCTTCGAGACCGATGATGAGGCGTTCCCTTACAGCGAAAAGGAGCCTCCACCGCAAGGATTGTGGCAAATCGACGGAGTGGACCTTCCTCCCAAGGTGCTCCGCAAATTGTATTATGAGAATGCCGTCAAACTGATCCCCGGCGTTCGCGAGCGTGCCGAAGCGTTTGCGAAACAGCATCCCTTGGATTGA
- a CDS encoding sialidase family protein produces MKRCSIGFCLLTSFLVATMQQAGSGMAAELVRVDRIWDQAHHNAFTDLARFKGHWFCVFREGTRHVSDDGALRVLRSEDGLKWESVALITSDDSDLRDAKLSVTPDGKLMLSGAGALHDPSEGSHQSYNWFSDDGVTWSDAVDAGKRSDWLWRTSWSNEGTAYSVAYHTGDPSDRRVRLYKSDDGKRFDVLVDDLGIDGYPNESSILFLGDDTAYCMLRRDAGSKTGMWGVAKPPYTDWAWNDMGVRIGGPHMIRLPDGRFVAAVRLYDQKVRTSLCWVDPKTGELDEFLALPSGGDTSYAGLVFHDDKLWVSYYSQHESLDEEVETDFTTAIYLAQVKLD; encoded by the coding sequence ATGAAACGATGTTCGATTGGGTTTTGTCTGTTGACGTCATTCTTAGTTGCAACGATGCAGCAGGCCGGTTCTGGAATGGCGGCAGAGCTTGTGCGAGTCGATCGGATTTGGGATCAAGCTCATCACAACGCATTCACTGACCTGGCACGTTTCAAAGGTCACTGGTTTTGCGTTTTCCGGGAAGGCACGCGTCACGTTTCTGATGACGGTGCGTTGCGCGTGCTCCGCAGCGAGGATGGTTTGAAGTGGGAGTCGGTCGCTCTGATTACCAGCGATGATTCGGATCTGCGTGATGCAAAGCTATCGGTGACTCCTGATGGCAAATTGATGCTGAGCGGGGCCGGTGCGTTGCATGACCCAAGCGAAGGCAGTCATCAGTCGTACAACTGGTTTTCTGACGACGGCGTAACTTGGAGCGACGCCGTTGACGCTGGCAAACGAAGTGATTGGTTGTGGCGGACATCGTGGTCCAACGAGGGAACGGCATACAGTGTTGCCTACCACACCGGTGACCCATCGGACCGTCGTGTGCGGTTGTACAAAAGCGATGATGGAAAGCGTTTTGATGTGCTGGTCGATGATTTAGGGATCGACGGCTATCCGAATGAGTCTTCGATCCTGTTCTTGGGCGATGACACGGCATACTGCATGCTTCGGCGAGATGCGGGCAGCAAGACCGGGATGTGGGGTGTGGCGAAGCCGCCTTACACGGATTGGGCGTGGAATGACATGGGCGTTCGAATTGGCGGCCCGCACATGATTCGTCTGCCTGATGGCCGGTTCGTTGCCGCAGTCCGGCTGTATGATCAGAAGGTCCGAACGTCGCTGTGTTGGGTGGATCCCAAAACGGGAGAGTTGGATGAGTTCCTTGCTTTACCGTCCGGTGGGGACACGAGCTACGCCGGCTTGGTGTTCCATGACGACAAGCTTTGGGTGAGCTATTACTCTCAGCATGAGTCGCTTGATGAAGAGGTGGAGACAGACTTCACCACGGCGATTTACCTCGCTCAAGTCAAATTGGACTGA
- a CDS encoding carboxylate--amine ligase has product MNDSRRILLTEGSSTSARQTLHCLGGRHTIDVMDSAALSQGRFSTFVRHWHRCPLSSADPVAYLRRLKELIDKHDYDVVIATHEQAYLLSRVRDQLQNHVAVALPTFVAIDRLQNKANFARVMEELGLPQPHTRIVDGTSIQSLQEGCSAQTEYPCFLKTAHGTAGRGVIAIHDSTEMREWIKEQTASDASLPNQEIVLQAAAPGELSILQAIFDRGRLVAWHDAMGLRRGVGGAPIVRVSTHRENVADDVRRLGESLQWHGALFVEYFYDNSTGQHQFIEANPRIGETVNAMLAGVNLCQLLVEVSLRKIPDSAPVASGVAGVRSHQFLTALLDQAMQTGSRAKVLKEIINRVRHQDGYRDSQPEMMRLKQDPLSGIPPLAVAIELLLSPKRSHKMVRSTVANYGLNADAVARIASLPVEELSAIFE; this is encoded by the coding sequence ATGAACGACTCGCGGCGCATCCTATTGACGGAAGGATCCAGCACCTCCGCTCGCCAAACGCTGCATTGCTTGGGCGGTCGACACACGATCGACGTCATGGATTCGGCCGCACTTAGCCAAGGTCGCTTCAGCACGTTTGTCCGGCACTGGCACCGATGCCCGCTTTCTTCGGCCGACCCAGTCGCCTATTTGCGACGGCTGAAAGAACTGATCGACAAGCACGACTACGATGTTGTGATCGCCACGCACGAACAAGCCTATTTGCTCAGTCGTGTTCGAGATCAACTTCAAAACCATGTTGCAGTTGCGTTGCCAACGTTCGTCGCAATTGATCGTTTGCAAAACAAAGCCAACTTCGCACGAGTGATGGAAGAGTTGGGCTTGCCCCAGCCTCACACTCGCATTGTCGACGGGACATCCATCCAATCACTGCAAGAAGGTTGCTCAGCACAAACCGAGTACCCATGTTTTCTTAAGACGGCTCATGGAACCGCGGGCAGGGGAGTGATTGCCATTCATGACTCTACGGAGATGCGTGAATGGATCAAAGAACAAACCGCAAGCGACGCGTCTTTACCCAACCAAGAGATCGTTCTGCAGGCTGCTGCACCAGGTGAACTTTCAATTCTGCAAGCAATCTTCGATCGCGGACGCTTGGTTGCCTGGCACGACGCGATGGGACTGCGCCGCGGAGTCGGAGGTGCACCAATCGTTCGCGTCAGCACCCATCGCGAAAACGTTGCGGATGATGTTCGTCGCTTGGGTGAGTCCCTTCAATGGCACGGGGCCCTTTTCGTCGAATACTTCTACGACAATTCGACCGGGCAGCACCAATTCATCGAAGCCAACCCGCGAATCGGTGAAACCGTCAATGCGATGTTGGCTGGCGTCAATCTTTGCCAATTGTTGGTCGAGGTTTCTCTTCGCAAGATCCCCGACTCGGCACCGGTTGCCTCGGGCGTTGCCGGCGTTCGATCTCACCAATTCCTCACCGCATTGCTCGACCAGGCCATGCAAACCGGGTCTCGTGCAAAGGTTTTGAAAGAGATAATCAACCGAGTCCGGCATCAAGATGGCTACCGCGATTCACAACCGGAAATGATGCGGCTCAAACAGGATCCGCTCAGCGGGATCCCGCCACTGGCCGTCGCAATCGAATTATTGCTATCGCCCAAACGCTCGCACAAAATGGTGCGATCCACGGTCGCAAACTACGGTCTGAACGCGGACGCGGTCGCCAGAATTGCCAGCCTGCCTGTCGAGGAACTCTCAGCAATTTTCGAGTGA
- a CDS encoding dihydrofolate reductase has translation MSEFSSRPDSSLPESSGQTPDLPSASQVGEMPSAGDSPSEIARSLRSRDLLPADHGVGCSITAVVAATPNGVIGDDQDMPWRLSSDLKRFKKATMGGALIMGRKTFESIGRVLPGRQTIVLTRQGHWQFPGTQTASGKSEAIALAADRRIFVVGGGQIYQQWFPLCTELWWTRVWANVSGDTRVDLPLDEFELVSQTSFPVTAKDDYPTDWLRMRRRVPRSSLPS, from the coding sequence ATGAGTGAATTTAGCTCCCGCCCCGATTCCAGCCTGCCCGAGTCATCCGGTCAGACGCCGGACCTTCCATCAGCCAGCCAGGTCGGTGAAATGCCGTCCGCTGGAGATTCGCCGAGCGAGATCGCGCGTTCATTGCGGAGTCGGGACCTGTTGCCTGCCGATCACGGCGTCGGATGCAGCATCACTGCCGTTGTTGCGGCAACCCCCAATGGAGTGATCGGAGACGACCAGGACATGCCTTGGCGACTGTCCTCTGATCTGAAGCGGTTCAAGAAGGCAACGATGGGCGGCGCCTTGATCATGGGTCGCAAAACATTCGAATCGATCGGCCGAGTGTTGCCGGGCCGGCAAACGATTGTGTTGACACGGCAGGGCCATTGGCAATTCCCAGGCACGCAAACCGCTTCGGGAAAATCGGAGGCGATCGCATTGGCCGCCGATCGAAGGATCTTTGTTGTCGGTGGAGGCCAGATCTACCAGCAATGGTTTCCGCTGTGCACCGAATTGTGGTGGACTCGCGTTTGGGCGAACGTATCGGGCGACACGCGAGTCGATCTGCCGTTGGATGAGTTTGAATTGGTCTCTCAAACCTCGTTTCCCGTGACCGCGAAGGACGACTATCCAACCGATTGGTTGCGGATGCGTCGTCGGGTGCCCAGATCCAGTCTGCCCAGCTGA
- a CDS encoding thymidylate synthase, translating into MQGYLQLLDEVLHDGIDRDDRTGVGTRSLFGRQMRFDLAEGFPLLTTKKLHIRSILHELLWFLRGDTNIGYLKENKVSIWDEWADEAGDLGPVYGHQWRSWEGANGDTVDQIAWVENEIRTNPRSRRLVVSAWNVADVPKMALPPCHLLFQFYVSGGRLSCQLYQRSADLFLGVPFNIASYAMLTSMMAHVTGLKPGEFVHTLGDVHLYSNHFDQAREQLSRTPRPLPTFHIKRDVASVTDFQFDDFELTNYDPHPHIKAPVAV; encoded by the coding sequence ATGCAAGGCTATTTGCAACTATTAGACGAAGTCCTGCATGACGGGATTGATCGAGACGACCGGACGGGCGTCGGCACTCGCAGTCTGTTTGGACGCCAAATGCGGTTTGATTTGGCGGAGGGTTTTCCTCTGTTGACGACTAAGAAGCTGCATATCCGGTCGATTTTGCACGAATTGCTGTGGTTCCTTCGCGGGGACACCAACATCGGTTACCTAAAAGAGAACAAGGTTTCGATTTGGGACGAGTGGGCCGATGAGGCCGGCGATCTGGGCCCGGTCTACGGTCACCAATGGCGAAGCTGGGAAGGTGCCAACGGCGACACGGTCGACCAAATCGCTTGGGTCGAAAACGAAATTCGCACCAACCCGAGATCACGCCGTTTGGTCGTTTCGGCTTGGAACGTGGCCGATGTGCCGAAGATGGCTTTGCCGCCGTGTCATTTGCTGTTTCAGTTTTATGTTTCTGGCGGACGGCTGTCTTGTCAGTTGTATCAACGCAGCGCGGATTTGTTTTTGGGAGTGCCGTTCAATATCGCCAGCTACGCGATGTTGACGTCGATGATGGCCCATGTCACGGGTCTGAAGCCGGGCGAATTTGTTCACACGCTTGGCGACGTTCATCTCTATAGCAACCACTTCGACCAAGCTCGCGAACAACTCAGCCGAACGCCTCGGCCGTTGCCGACGTTTCATATCAAGCGAGACGTCGCATCGGTCACGGATTTCCAGTTCGATGATTTCGAGCTGACAAACTACGACCCCCATCCCCACATCAAGGCTCCGGTGGCAGTTTAA
- the rpsK gene encoding 30S ribosomal protein S11, which translates to MAKTNKKKRIRRNVSNGVAHVHATFNNTTVTITDAKGDTLCWASAGTSGFKGSRKSTPFAGQCAAQQAAEKATKFGMRDVEVRVKGPGSGRESAITALQAAGLNVKLIEEVTPIPHNGCRPRKKRRV; encoded by the coding sequence GTGGCAAAGACCAACAAGAAAAAACGCATCCGCAGAAACGTAAGCAACGGTGTTGCTCACGTTCACGCGACTTTCAACAACACCACGGTGACCATCACGGACGCCAAGGGTGACACGTTGTGCTGGGCCAGTGCAGGAACCAGTGGATTCAAGGGCAGCCGTAAAAGCACGCCTTTCGCTGGTCAGTGTGCTGCTCAACAGGCTGCTGAAAAAGCAACCAAGTTTGGTATGCGTGACGTCGAAGTTCGCGTCAAAGGACCTGGGTCCGGTCGCGAAAGTGCCATCACCGCGCTGCAAGCTGCTGGCTTGAACGTGAAATTGATCGAGGAAGTGACCCCCATCCCGCACAACGGTTGCCGTCCTCGCAAGAAACGCCGCGTCTAA
- a CDS encoding cupin-like domain-containing protein, whose protein sequence is MTTSTPASREIPSLDAYDAETFFRDYYATEQPVIFRGVTHADGGAEEVCRALCDKIAVDASVTERLLWYDVRQEMIDDVCTTPPVVTESMNPDTAFLRDNCVRVWFNSGGHTTPWHYDGHSLHVFNLQLKGKKRWTIVAPETPLPNMPFSKTCLFEDNSLKGKRVYEFDLCEGDMVFLPRYWFHHVHSVGELNVNVNWVLMPKQQPAATKIAARESEILWLLDKSRFAMPSGVKWMLDNFAGAGEPALKTLTKDVTLGRGMSRVAKEVIRSPMVILAIPTLIRKAKTVMKGKKILSGLLQTSQAAQKAA, encoded by the coding sequence ATGACCACGTCCACCCCGGCCTCTCGCGAAATTCCGTCGTTGGATGCCTACGATGCCGAGACATTTTTTCGCGATTACTACGCGACTGAGCAGCCCGTCATTTTTCGGGGAGTGACCCACGCGGACGGTGGGGCGGAGGAGGTTTGTCGTGCGTTGTGTGACAAGATCGCGGTCGATGCATCGGTAACCGAACGTTTGCTGTGGTACGACGTGCGACAAGAGATGATTGACGATGTTTGTACGACACCGCCCGTTGTGACGGAATCGATGAATCCGGACACAGCATTTTTGAGGGACAACTGCGTTCGAGTCTGGTTCAACTCAGGTGGTCATACCACACCTTGGCATTACGACGGTCACTCGTTGCACGTTTTTAACTTGCAACTCAAAGGCAAGAAACGTTGGACGATTGTCGCGCCAGAGACGCCGCTTCCCAACATGCCATTCTCGAAGACTTGTTTGTTCGAGGACAACTCGCTGAAGGGCAAACGGGTTTACGAGTTCGATTTGTGCGAGGGCGACATGGTGTTTCTGCCGCGGTATTGGTTTCACCACGTTCATTCGGTCGGCGAATTGAATGTCAACGTGAACTGGGTGTTGATGCCAAAGCAACAGCCAGCGGCCACCAAAATCGCGGCTCGTGAATCAGAGATTCTTTGGTTGTTGGACAAGAGTCGATTCGCGATGCCGTCGGGCGTTAAGTGGATGCTCGACAACTTTGCGGGCGCGGGAGAACCGGCGCTGAAGACTTTGACGAAAGACGTGACGCTCGGACGCGGGATGAGTCGCGTGGCAAAGGAAGTGATCCGAAGTCCAATGGTGATTCTGGCAATTCCGACACTGATTCGAAAAGCCAAAACCGTGATGAAGGGAAAGAAAATTCTCAGCGGTTTACTTCAAACGAGTCAGGCCGCCCAGAAGGCGGCCTGA
- a CDS encoding bL17 family ribosomal protein, with protein sequence MRHRRKGRVLGRSPAHRKALMRNLSSALFLTERDASLDENAPKVPGRIITTLEKAKEVRPLVEKCITLAKRALPALEEAKKYETSAERGSDEYKKWRKSEQWTQWADARAPYVNAQRRVLQLIGDREAVAVLFDTIAERFTDRPGGYTRIMRLAKPRLGDGGTRAILELVGKNDRVTRSAQRPAFEQDAPESDSAPEAEAKTEEETASAN encoded by the coding sequence ATGCGTCACCGCCGCAAAGGCCGCGTTCTCGGCCGCTCTCCAGCTCACCGCAAAGCATTGATGCGGAACCTGTCCAGCGCCCTGTTCTTGACCGAACGTGACGCCAGCTTGGATGAAAATGCTCCGAAGGTCCCGGGTCGTATCATCACGACTTTGGAAAAGGCCAAGGAAGTTCGTCCATTGGTTGAGAAGTGCATCACGCTCGCAAAGCGTGCCCTGCCCGCTCTCGAAGAAGCCAAGAAGTACGAAACCTCGGCTGAACGTGGGTCGGACGAATACAAAAAATGGCGTAAGAGCGAACAGTGGACCCAATGGGCCGACGCTCGTGCTCCTTATGTCAACGCTCAACGTCGTGTTTTGCAGCTGATCGGTGATCGCGAAGCCGTTGCGGTTTTGTTTGATACGATTGCAGAACGCTTCACGGATCGTCCCGGTGGATACACCCGGATCATGCGTTTGGCAAAACCTCGCCTGGGCGATGGTGGTACTCGAGCGATTCTCGAATTGGTCGGCAAGAACGACCGCGTCACTCGTTCGGCTCAACGCCCTGCATTTGAACAAGATGCTCCCGAATCTGATTCGGCTCCGGAAGCGGAAGCCAAGACTGAAGAAGAAACCGCATCGGCTAACTGA